The Terriglobales bacterium genomic sequence ACGATAGAGCCGCCCTTTCGAATTTGTGGACTCCCGTATTTGACCGTGGCAAGTGCAGACCAATAACGCAGTTCAAATGCGCGTCTCGCCTGCTTGAGATCTGTCTTAGCAAGCTCGTTCAATTGCAGGCTGTCACCTGCAGTGAAAACCAAGTGATCAAAGGTGCCAAGGTTCGTAAAAAAACTTTCCACAGCCTTTTCGTCGGAGACGTCAACCGCCTGTCCCCGTGCTTCTCCTCCGATAGATTTGATGGCTTCCTGAACGCGTTCTGCACTGCTGGAGACGATCACAACGTCGGCCCCCTGCGATGCCGCCTCTTCGGCGACTGCCAAGCCGATCCCCGACGACCCACCTACGATGACTACCTGCTTATTCTCGAAACCGTTTTCTCGTAGCATTGAATCCTCCGTCTGTGCAGTTCTGTTGACTCACACAGCTTCAGATGCGCAGACATACGTATGCGAGTCATGCATAATAGGCATTATGTCTATGCGTCTAGAGAAATTGCGTCAGGCTGATTTGAATCTCCTGGTTACGTTCGCTGCGATCGCCGAGGAGAAAAGCATCACCGCGGCCGGATCCCGCCTGTTCCTCAGCCAGCCCGCCGTGAGCCGGGCCCTGCAGCGGGCACGCGCGATGTTTCAGGATGACCTTCTGGTTCGGTCGCCGCACGGCTTCGAACTGACTATGCGAGGTCGAAAGATTCTCGACGAGTTGGAGGGACTACTACCTAGGATGGAGAATCTCGTTGCGCCGGCTCTGTTTGATCCCCTGCGAGAGAAAAGCCATTTCCGCATCTCGGGCCCGGATAATGTTTGTACAGTGGTACTCCCGCGCTTGTGCCGGCAGTATGCGAACGGACGCTATCAAGTGCAGTTTGAATTTCTTCCATGGCAGAGTGGCATCACGGAGCTCGTCGAACATGGGCAGCTCGATCTTGTTCTCCGCAATGATGAGGGGCTCCTGCCATCGCACTTCCAGTTGGAAAGGCTCTACAAAGAAGATTGGATTTGCGCTGTGGCGCGCGAAAGCCACTTTGGCGACCGGCTGATACTTAAGCAATATCTGGCCGCGAGCCACATCGTGGTTTCCCCCTATGAAGGCGTGCAAACAATTCCAGACAAGCAACTGGCCGCTCTCGGTGCAAAACGCAGCTCTTGTATTCGGGTGCCTTACTTCGGAGTGGCGCTGCAATGCCTTCCGGGCACGGAACTGGTCCTTACGCTAACTGGCGGCATGACATCAGTTATCAAACGCGACCGCAGGTTGCGGCTCGTGAAGGCGCCACAAGAATTGCACGCGTTTCATTTCCTCATGGCCTGGCATCCGAGGCTCAACTCCGACCCGCGTCATGTATGGCTTCGTGGTGCGATGCGATCAACAACCGGGGCTCTGGATGGGTAAGCGTACTAGGAAAAATGTCAGTTTTATTGATTTTCCGAATTTCGGACGGCTCCAACAAGAAAAGTAATGAGAAGTCGGCATAGCGGAAGTGATCGCCGGTTCGGCCCCCCGCGCAAAAAACGCGCGAGGGATGACAGTCTTGAGGGTGGATTCGTCTCAAGTAATAGTCAAACTGACTCCTCACTCAGCGTGTGCTTGACAGTCTGAATTCACGGCTTGAGAATCCGTGAATGTCTTTCAGCGCCAGGCTGGCCGAGATTGTGCTGCCGGATACTGACGGCCACCAGGTGAAGTTGGGTTCCCTGTGGGCGGATAGTCCGGCTGTCATTGTGTTCCTAAGGCACTATGGTTGAATCTTCTGCCGTGAGCACGTGGCTCAGTTGAGCGCCAATCAGCAAGCATTCATCGCGAAGGGTGCGCGTCTGGGATCGATCAGCTTGGGCGATATGAACTACGCGCGCATCTTTCGCGAAGAGACAGGCATCACCTTCCCCTTGTTGGTCGATGAGCAACGGCAGGCCTACGAAGCTGTCCAGCTCCAGCGGGCATCTGTCCTGCACATCCTTCGCAAAGACAATGCGATTGCCCGCAAACGCGCGAAAGAAGCTGGCCATCGGCAGCACCGTTTTGGAAAGAATCCTTTTCAGCTCGGTGGTAGCTTCGTCTTCGGCCCCGGCAATGTAGATCGATACGCCCACACCAGCAAGACATTTGGTGACAACGCCCCCATTGCCGAACTCCTCGCTGCGCTTTCCTCCCAGCCTGAAGTGAAGCAGCACGAAGCTGCAATCTGAAGCTGCCCTTTTGGGAGCTGTGCGCTATCCCCTGTTCGCTGTCACCTGTTTTCTGTAACCTATGCGGCATGCGAACTTCCCTGCTCGGAGTTGTCCTCTCTCTGGCATGCGCTTTGCCTGCGTGTGCCGCAACTTTTTCTGTTGGCACTGCGACTGCGGAGTCCGGCCAGAAAGCGACCGGCTATCTCGAAGTCCCTGCGGGATCGGATCCCGCCACGAACATTCCGGTGGTCGTGGTAAATGGAGGCAAGCCAGGTCCCACTTTGGCACTCGTGTCTGGAGCGCATGGAACAGAGTATGCGTCCATCATTGCGCTGGAGAAGGTCATCCAGACCATCGATGCAACCCAGGTGTCGGGAAAGCTGATCATCGTTCCACTGGTGAACCTCAGCTCCTTCGAGAAAAAAGTGCCGCACGTGAATCCGATCGACGGCAAAAGCATGAACCGCTTCTATCCTGGGAATCCGAATGGCACGCAGACAGAGCGAGCATCCTGGCTGATCACGAAAGAAGTTGTGGAGAAGTGCGACTATCTCATCGACTTACACGGCGGCGACCTCGACGAGAGCCTGCGCCCATATTCGTACTGGTCAAAGACAGGAAACGAACGTCTTGACAGCGCCTCGCACGGAATGGTGCTCGCCTTTGGCCTCGATCACATCATCGTCGTAACCGATCGGCCAAAGGATCCCAGCGCATCCCGCTATCTAGATAGCACGGCTAGCACTCGTGGCAAGCCTGCGATTGCTGTGGAGGCAGGCTATTCCGGAACGACCGAGCCGGAGGATGTGCAGAAGCTGGTTGATGGCTGCTACAACGTAATGCGATATCTGAAGATGCTTCCGGGCGCTGCGCCGACGGTCGAAAACCCAGTCTGGCTCGGCAAAGTTTCAAGTGTGACCAGTCCGAATGCAGGATTCTTTTATCCACTGGTGAGGCGCGGTACCTATGTAGCTGAGGGAATGAAGATTGGTTATGTGACCGACTATTTTGGCAAGACAGTATGGGAGGCGCGTGCACCTACAGCCGGCGTAGTTCTTTACATCTGCTCGGTACCGTCAATGAAAAAGGACGACAACGTCGCCAACATCGGACAGATCACGACTCAGCCATAGGCCGAGACGTGCCGCAGTTCCTGTCTGCGTCTTACAACTTTGCCGCTCTAGTTGTATCGGTCGGACATGGCGCACCTGCGGCCTGCCATGCTTTTACTTTTGAGACGAACTCGTCGTGAGGCATTGGAATTGCATTCCTGCCTTCACCCGGATTCCAACCCCACATCACTAGCTTGTCTTCAGTCAGGTGTTCTACGAGTTGATCGAGGTTCCTATTTTTGTTTTGCTTCGGATCTTTGATCGACCGACAAACCTGGGCGTCTGTCAGGCCTTGCCAGATCATCGGCGTGCTTGCAGGAGGCAGCCCCCAGTTCGGCGCGCCGGGTGGTAAGTGTGCACCCGCGAGATTGTGGTCCTGATGACAAGTAGCGCACTTTTCCGCGGTGACACCGTGGCCATCGGGTCCGCGGCGTACGTTCATCGCATGAGGATGACCATCGTCGCCCTGCCGGGGGAAGTTGCCTTGTGAGTGACAATTCATGCATCGAGGGTGCCGCAGTACTGAGACGAAGGACAAAAACAAGTCGCTGTTCCCTGCACGTGAAGCCGCGTTCCGGTCAGTCTTCCGCGCGGCTGCCGATTGCGAAGACCAGCTTGCGCCGCCCAAAACAAGAAACGCAGTCAGCGCGATTGTCAGGGAAATGCGAGCAGATTGACGCAGGTGATTCATACCGCCTCCGTCATGCGAATCGGCAGTTTGCGAATTCGTTTCCTGGTCGCGGCGAACACTGCGTTGGCGATGGCCGGCGCAGTACATGGCACGCCTGGCTCCCCAATTCCGCCCGACTTCTCGTTGTTCTCCACGATGTGCGTCTCTATCTCAGGACATTCATTCATGCGCATCACTGGGAAGGTATGGAAGTTGGTTTGTTGCAGACGTCCACCATCGAACGTGAGCTCCTGGAACAGGGCAGCCGAGGCTGCGTAGATCGCGCCACCTTCCGTTTGCGCCGCAATGATCCCCGGATTCACATAGCGTCCGCAATCGATCGCGCATACCAATCTGTGCACGCGAACGTTTCCTTCGGCGACCGACACTTCAGCCACCTGTGCCGAATAGCTTTCAAACGACGCGTGGACTGCGATCCCACGCGCTCGACCCTTGGGTAGCGGCTTCCCCCAACCTGCTTTTTGCGCAGCCAGGTCGAGCACACCCAGGTGACGTGGATGCTTTTGCAAAAGATCGCGGCGGAACTGGTATGGGTCTTTGCCGGCCAGGGTAGCAAGCTCATCAATAAAGCATTCTGTGGCGAAACCGGTGTGGGAGTGTCCCACCGATCGCCACCACTGGACAGGCACTTGGACCTCTGCTTGATGAGACTCTACTCCCAGATTGGGAATCTCATAAGGAAGATCGTCAACGCCCTCGACCGAAGCAGGATCGTAGCCCTTCTTCGTCATACCCATCGCTTCCGCGAACATTGTTCCGGCCATGATCGATTGCCCAACCAGCCGCGACCGCCAACTCACCGCCTTCCCACTTGCATCGACACCGCCCACAATAGCGTGCAGGAACGCCGGACGATACCAGCCTCCTTCCATGTCATCTTCCCGCGTCCACACCACCTTCACAGGAGCCCCAGCCGCCTTGGCCACATGGACCGCTTCTACAACGAAGTCCGATTGCGGATTCGCTCGACGGCCGAATCCTCCACCGAGGTAGGTGGTCTGGATCTGTACTTTTTCCGGCGGGAGTCCCGCGACTTTGGCCGCATTCATCCGATCGACGGTCTGAAATTGCGTTCCGGTCCAGATCTCACAGGAGTCTGCCCGCAAGTCCACCGCGCAATTCAGGGGCTCCATCATGGCGTGCGGAAGGTATGGAACTTCATAGACCGCTTCAATCTTCTTGGCGGCCGAGGCAAGCGCAGCTTCTGGATCGCCGTCTTTGCGCACGCTTTTTCCCGGAGACTTGGCCTGCTCGCGAAACTGCTGCATCATCTGCGCGGTGTTGAAGCTGCTCATTGCGCCCTCGTCCCAGTCCACCTTGAGCGCGTCACGAGCCACCTTTGCCTGCCAGAA encodes the following:
- a CDS encoding SDR family NAD(P)-dependent oxidoreductase — translated: MLRENGFENKQVVIVGGSSGIGLAVAEEAASQGADVVIVSSSAERVQEAIKSIGGEARGQAVDVSDEKAVESFFTNLGTFDHLVFTAGDSLQLNELAKTDLKQARRAFELRYWSALATVKYGSPQIRKGGSIV
- a CDS encoding LysR family transcriptional regulator, which codes for MRLEKLRQADLNLLVTFAAIAEEKSITAAGSRLFLSQPAVSRALQRARAMFQDDLLVRSPHGFELTMRGRKILDELEGLLPRMENLVAPALFDPLREKSHFRISGPDNVCTVVLPRLCRQYANGRYQVQFEFLPWQSGITELVEHGQLDLVLRNDEGLLPSHFQLERLYKEDWICAVARESHFGDRLILKQYLAASHIVVSPYEGVQTIPDKQLAALGAKRSSCIRVPYFGVALQCLPGTELVLTLTGGMTSVIKRDRRLRLVKAPQELHAFHFLMAWHPRLNSDPRHVWLRGAMRSTTGALDG
- a CDS encoding peroxiredoxin-like family protein, translated to MAQLSANQQAFIAKGARLGSISLGDMNYARIFREETGITFPLLVDEQRQAYEAVQLQRASVLHILRKDNAIARKRAKEAGHRQHRFGKNPFQLGGSFVFGPGNVDRYAHTSKTFGDNAPIAELLAALSSQPEVKQHEAAI
- a CDS encoding succinylglutamate desuccinylase/aspartoacylase family protein, which codes for MRTSLLGVVLSLACALPACAATFSVGTATAESGQKATGYLEVPAGSDPATNIPVVVVNGGKPGPTLALVSGAHGTEYASIIALEKVIQTIDATQVSGKLIIVPLVNLSSFEKKVPHVNPIDGKSMNRFYPGNPNGTQTERASWLITKEVVEKCDYLIDLHGGDLDESLRPYSYWSKTGNERLDSASHGMVLAFGLDHIIVVTDRPKDPSASRYLDSTASTRGKPAIAVEAGYSGTTEPEDVQKLVDGCYNVMRYLKMLPGAAPTVENPVWLGKVSSVTSPNAGFFYPLVRRGTYVAEGMKIGYVTDYFGKTVWEARAPTAGVVLYICSVPSMKKDDNVANIGQITTQP
- a CDS encoding xanthine dehydrogenase family protein molybdopterin-binding subunit gives rise to the protein MSTPLLERREFLKFSLAASGGLLVGLYIPNGAKDAFAQEASTTSFMPNAFVRIGSDERITVIVNHSEMGQGVYTSLPMLLAEELDADWKNVGFEPAPVDPKYNHPIFGMQMTGGSSSVYSGFEQFRNAGAAARAMLIAAAAQKWNADPATVRTDSGAVLDGANRKLTYGQLAELAAKMKPPEKVALKDPKTFKIIGKAKSRLDTPEKVNGKAIFGLDVRQPGMLTAVVARPPIFGAKVRNFDDSRARGMSGVRKIVAVPSGVAVIADSFWQAKVARDALKVDWDEGAMSSFNTAQMMQQFREQAKSPGKSVRKDGDPEAALASAAKKIEAVYEVPYLPHAMMEPLNCAVDLRADSCEIWTGTQFQTVDRMNAAKVAGLPPEKVQIQTTYLGGGFGRRANPQSDFVVEAVHVAKAAGAPVKVVWTREDDMEGGWYRPAFLHAIVGGVDASGKAVSWRSRLVGQSIMAGTMFAEAMGMTKKGYDPASVEGVDDLPYEIPNLGVESHQAEVQVPVQWWRSVGHSHTGFATECFIDELATLAGKDPYQFRRDLLQKHPRHLGVLDLAAQKAGWGKPLPKGRARGIAVHASFESYSAQVAEVSVAEGNVRVHRLVCAIDCGRYVNPGIIAAQTEGGAIYAASAALFQELTFDGGRLQQTNFHTFPVMRMNECPEIETHIVENNEKSGGIGEPGVPCTAPAIANAVFAATRKRIRKLPIRMTEAV